In Rhodoferax koreense, a genomic segment contains:
- the rplM gene encoding 50S ribosomal protein L13 has protein sequence MTKTFSAKPADVVHEWFVIDATDKVLGRVASEVALRLRGKHKAIYTPHVDTGDFIVIINAAQLRVTGAKPLDKIYYRHSGYPGGITATNFRDMQAKHPGRALEKAVKGMLPKGPLGYAMIKKLKVYGGAEHPHTAQQPKVLEL, from the coding sequence ATGACCAAGACCTTCAGCGCCAAACCCGCTGACGTGGTGCACGAGTGGTTTGTGATTGACGCGACCGACAAGGTCCTCGGACGAGTAGCCAGCGAAGTTGCTCTCCGTTTGCGCGGCAAACACAAGGCCATTTACACGCCTCACGTCGATACCGGTGACTTCATCGTCATCATCAACGCAGCCCAGTTGCGTGTCACCGGCGCCAAGCCGCTCGACAAGATTTACTACCGTCACTCCGGTTACCCAGGCGGCATCACGGCCACCAACTTCCGTGACATGCAAGCCAAGCACCCAGGCCGCGCCCTGGAAAAGGCCGTCAAGGGCATGCTGCCCAAGGGCCCGCTGGGTTACGCCATGATCAAGAAGCTCAAGGTCTACGGCGGTGCCGAGCATCCGCACACCGCCCAACAGCCTAAAGTGCTGGAACTCTAA
- the rpsI gene encoding 30S ribosomal protein S9 encodes MIGEWNNGTGRRKSSVARVFIKKGTGKITVNGKDIQNFFGRETSIMIAKQPLVLTNHVETFDIQVNVHGGGESGQAGATRHGITRALIDYDATLKPALSQAGFVTRDAREVERKKVGLHSARRRKQFSKR; translated from the coding sequence ATGATTGGTGAATGGAACAATGGCACCGGCCGTCGCAAATCGAGCGTCGCCCGCGTGTTCATCAAAAAAGGTACCGGCAAGATCACGGTCAACGGCAAGGACATCCAGAATTTCTTTGGCCGCGAAACCTCGATCATGATTGCCAAGCAGCCCCTGGTGCTGACCAACCATGTCGAAACCTTCGACATCCAGGTCAACGTGCACGGTGGTGGTGAGTCCGGCCAGGCCGGCGCAACGCGCCACGGCATCACCCGTGCGCTGATCGACTACGACGCGACCCTGAAGCCGGCGCTGAGCCAGGCTGGTTTCGTCACACGTGATGCACGTGAGGTCGAACGTAAGAAGGTCGGTCTGCACTCTGCACGCCGCCGCAAGCAGTTCTCCAAGCGTTAA
- the erpA gene encoding iron-sulfur cluster insertion protein ErpA yields MSAVAENIQTEMPAPIVFTDSAAAKVADLIAEEGNNDLKLRVFVQGGGCSGFQYGFTFDEITNEDDTTMTKNGVSLLIDAMSYQYLVGAEIDYKEDLQGAQFVIKNPNATSTCGCGSSFSA; encoded by the coding sequence ATGAGCGCAGTTGCCGAAAACATCCAGACCGAAATGCCCGCACCGATCGTCTTCACCGACAGCGCTGCCGCCAAGGTGGCCGACCTGATCGCCGAGGAAGGCAACAACGACCTGAAGCTGCGCGTGTTCGTGCAGGGCGGTGGCTGCTCCGGCTTCCAGTACGGCTTCACCTTCGACGAGATTACCAATGAAGACGACACCACCATGACCAAGAACGGTGTGTCCCTGCTGATCGACGCCATGAGCTACCAGTACCTGGTCGGCGCCGAAATCGACTACAAGGAAGATCTGCAAGGTGCGCAGTTCGTGATCAAGAACCCGAACGCCACCAGCACCTGCGGTTGCGGCTCCAGCTTCTCCGCCTGA